The sequence below is a genomic window from Polynucleobacter sp. MWH-UH19D.
AAATCCTCTAAACTCTTCGTCAATTTGGCGGTCTTCTTGAACAACCTCAGCTGCTGCAATAGTATCCAAACGAGCAAAAGCATCCAAGCTACGACGCAATAAAGAAATAGCCATTTGACCGGATAAACGGATCTCAGCTACGTTAATATTGTGGGGCAATCCCGCCTCAATCAAGCGCTTGGTTCTTTTGGCAACCCTCTCGGCCTCATCACCAGCGCGCTCTAAGTTAGTAATTGCTTTTGATACAGCCATTACCAAACGTAAATCACGTGCAGTTGGCTGTCGTCTAGCAATTAACTCAGTACAAGCTAGGTCAATCTGAATCTCTAAATCATTGACTAACTTTTCATTTGCAATCACAACATTGCAAGTTTCAAGATCCATTTGCGTAAAAGCGCGCATAGCCGTTGAGATCTGGGACTCTACTAAGCCACCCATTTCCAACAAACGACTAGATAATGAATTTAAGTCAGCATCAAATTGTGATGAAAGATGTTTATCTGGCATAAGTGTCTCCAATTAACCAAAGCGACCGGTTATGTAATCTTCAGTTTCTTTGCGCTTCGGCTTAATGAATATTTCATCTGTTTTACCGTATTCAATCAAACTTCCCAAATACATGTAAGCGGTATAGTCTGAAACGCGTGCTGCTTGCTGCATATTATGAGTCACGATGGCAATCGTGTAATCAGCCTTGAGCTCATGAATCAATTCTTCTACTTTGCCTGTAGAAATTGGGTCTAACGCAGAGGTTGGTTCGTCCAACAAGATCACGGATGGCTTTACGGCAACACCACGTGCAATACAAAGACGTTGCTGCTGACCACCAGAAAGCGAGAGGCCACTTTGATTGAGTTTATCTTTAACTTCATTCCACAAAGCAGCTTTATTTAAAGCCCACTCAACACGCTCATCCATCTCAGAGCGAGTAAGTTTTTCATATAAACGCACACCAAAAGCAATGTTTTCATAAATTGACATTGGAAATGGAGTAGGTTTTTGAAAAACCATTCCAATCCGAGACCGGAGTAAATTTAGATCCTGGCCTGGCGCAAGAATATTTTGGCCATAAAAATTAATCTCGCCCTCAGCACGCTGACCAGGATAAAGGTCATACATGCGATTCATGGTTCTTAGGAGGGTAGACTTCCCGCAACCAGATGGGCCAATAAAAGCAGTTACCTTACCTTGTTCTATATCTAGGTTAATTTTCTTAAGGCCTTGAAATGCGCCGTAATAAAAATTCAAATTACGAACCTCAATAGCATTCACAGCTGCACTCAGTGGCCCTTGATTTGATGTATCCACTCTTCCCCCTTGACTATCAATCTGATTTAAGTCAAACATTGTTCTCATATTACTCATCATCCCTGCGCCTTATCTCTAAATACAACGCGCGCCAGAATATTTAATCCCAGCACTGCGAATGTAATCAGCAAAGCGCCACCCCAAGCTAGATCAACCCAATTGTCATAAGGACTCATGGCAAACTGGAAAATGACCACAGGCAAATTTGCCATCGGCGCATTCATATTGGTTGAAAAAAATTGATTATTTAAAGCAGTAAATAGCAACGGTGCTGTTTCACCGCTGACGCGAGCTAGGGCTAGCAAAATACCAGTCATGACGCCACTTTTAGCTGCGCGCAAAGTGATGTAAAAAGCTACCTTCCACTTAGGCGTACCAAGTGCATAAGCAGCCTCTCTCAAGCTTCCTGGCACCAATCGCAACATATTTTCCGTCGTTCTAACCACCACAGGAACAGCAATCAAAGCGAGAGCAACCGTTCCAGCCCAACCCGAGAAGTGCCTCACTTGGGCCACAACAAATGCATATACAAATAATCCGATCACAATTGATGGCGCTGATAGCATAATATCTGTCACAAATCGAGTGACTGCAGCCACTTTGCTACGATCTCCATACTCTGAAAGATACAAGCCCGCTAAAACACCAACAGGTGTACTAATGAGCGTGCAGCAAGCAACTAGCAATAAGCTACCAACGATGGCATTTGCTAAACCTCCGCCATCGGATCCTGGCGCAGGGGTACTCTGGGTAAATAGCGCGAGATCAACAGATGAAAATCCCTTAATCATCAGTACGCTCAGAATCCAGAATAGAAAAATCATTCCTAGACCCATAGCGCTCATAGATAGGGTTAAGCCAATCTTATTCGCACGCTTACGACGGGCAAATACTTCTGGATTGATATTGGTGGCTTTATTCATGATTTCAAGCCCTGCTTCTTCTCCATATTACTTAACATCCACTTTGCACAAGCGAGCACAATGAACGTGATAATAAATAGAGCTAGGCCCAAGGCAAATAATGAGGACAAATGATTTCCTGCCTCTGCTTCACCAAATTCATTAGCAAGAGTGGATGCAATAGAGGTGCCTGGAGCAAATAAGGAAGCAGAGAGGCGATGAGCGTTACCAATCACAAAAGTAACCGCCATGGTCTCTCCGAGAGCCCTTCCGAGGCCCAACATAATTCCACCAATAACGCCCGCTTTTGTATAAGGCAGAACAACGTTTTTCACTACTTCCCAGGTTGTACAACCTATTCCGTATGCTGACTCTTTCAAAACTGGCGGGACAATTTCAAATACATCGCGCATGACCGATGAAATAAATGGCAAGATCATCATTGCCAAAATCAAACCTGCACACAAAACACCAATTCCATTAA
It includes:
- the phoU gene encoding phosphate signaling complex protein PhoU; amino-acid sequence: MPDKHLSSQFDADLNSLSSRLLEMGGLVESQISTAMRAFTQMDLETCNVVIANEKLVNDLEIQIDLACTELIARRQPTARDLRLVMAVSKAITNLERAGDEAERVAKRTKRLIEAGLPHNINVAEIRLSGQMAISLLRRSLDAFARLDTIAAAEVVQEDRQIDEEFRGFVRKLITYMSEDPHMISTGLDMLTIAKAIERIGDHAKNIAEFVIYIAKGSDVRHIPHEDLVREASRQ
- the pstB gene encoding phosphate ABC transporter ATP-binding protein PstB, whose product is MMSNMRTMFDLNQIDSQGGRVDTSNQGPLSAAVNAIEVRNLNFYYGAFQGLKKINLDIEQGKVTAFIGPSGCGKSTLLRTMNRMYDLYPGQRAEGEINFYGQNILAPGQDLNLLRSRIGMVFQKPTPFPMSIYENIAFGVRLYEKLTRSEMDERVEWALNKAALWNEVKDKLNQSGLSLSGGQQQRLCIARGVAVKPSVILLDEPTSALDPISTGKVEELIHELKADYTIAIVTHNMQQAARVSDYTAYMYLGSLIEYGKTDEIFIKPKRKETEDYITGRFG
- the pstA gene encoding phosphate ABC transporter permease PstA, whose amino-acid sequence is MNKATNINPEVFARRKRANKIGLTLSMSAMGLGMIFLFWILSVLMIKGFSSVDLALFTQSTPAPGSDGGGLANAIVGSLLLVACCTLISTPVGVLAGLYLSEYGDRSKVAAVTRFVTDIMLSAPSIVIGLFVYAFVVAQVRHFSGWAGTVALALIAVPVVVRTTENMLRLVPGSLREAAYALGTPKWKVAFYITLRAAKSGVMTGILLALARVSGETAPLLFTALNNQFFSTNMNAPMANLPVVIFQFAMSPYDNWVDLAWGGALLITFAVLGLNILARVVFRDKAQG